One Suricata suricatta isolate VVHF042 chromosome X, meerkat_22Aug2017_6uvM2_HiC, whole genome shotgun sequence genomic region harbors:
- the TMEM185A gene encoding transmembrane protein 185A isoform X1, translating to MARLFAALSSDTRNDVESLESVSGKFLIYACLLLFSVLLALRLDGIIQWSYWAVFAPIWLWKLMVIVGASVGTGVWARNPQYRAEGETCVEFKAMLIAVGIHLLLLMFEVLVCDRIERGSHFWLLVFMPLFFVSPVSVAACVWGFRHDRSLELEILCSVNILQFIFIALRLDKIIHWPWLVVCVPLWILMSFLCLVVLYYIVWSVLFLRSMDVIAEQRRTHITMALSWMTIVVPLLTFEILLVHKLDGHNAFSCIPIFVPLWLSLITLMATTFGQKGGNHWWFGIRKDFCQFLLEIFPVLREYGNISYDLHHEDNEETEETPVPEPPKIAPMFRKKTRVVITQSPGKYVLPPPKLNIEMPD from the exons TAAATTCCTCATCTATGCCTGTCTCCTGCTGTTCTCTGTGCTGCTGGCCCTTCGTCTGGATGGCATCATTCAGTGGAGTTACTGGGCTGTTTTTGCTCCAATATGGCTGTGGAAGTTGATGGTCATTGTTGGAGCCTCAGTTGGAACTGGAGTCTGGGCACGAAATCCCCAATATCG agcagaaggagaaacatGTGTGGAGTTTAAAGCCATGTTAATTGCAGTGGGCATCCACTTGCTCCTATTGATGTTTGAAGTTCTGGTCTGTGACAGGATTGAAAGAGGAAGCCATTTCTGGCTTCTGGTCTTCATGCCACTGTTCTTCGTTTCCCCGGTCTCTGTGGCAGCTTGTGTTTGGGGCTTTCGACACGACCGGTCCCTGGAG cTAGAAATACTGTGTTCTGTCAACATCCTGCAGTTTATATTCATTGCCTTAAGACTGGACAAGATCATCCACTGGCCCTGGCTT GTCGTGTGTGTCCCTTTGTGGATTCTCATGTCCTTTCTGTGCCTGGTGGTTCTCTATTACATTGTGTGGTCTGTCCTGTTCCTGCGTTCCATGGATGTGATTGCAGAACAGCGAAGGACACACATAACAATGGCATTGAGCTGGATGACCATTGTTGTTCCTCTTCTTACTTTTGAG aTCCTGTTGGTTCACAAACTGGACGGCCACAACGCATTCTCTTGTATCCCAATATTTGTCCCCCTTTGGCTCTCCTTGATCACTCTGATGGCAACCACATTTGGACAGAAGGGAGGAAACCACT GGTGGTTTGGTATTCGCAAGGATTTCTGTCAGTTTCTGCTCGAAATCTTCCCAGTTTTGAGAGAATATGGAAACATTTCCTATGACCTCCATCACGAAGATAATGAGGAAACCGAAGAAACCCCAGTTCCGGAGCCTCCTAAAATTGCTCCCATGTTTCGGAAGAAGACCAGGGTGGTCATCACCCAGAGCCCTGGGAAGTATGTCCTCCCACCACCCAAACTGAACATTGAAATGCCGGATTAG
- the TMEM185A gene encoding transmembrane protein 185A isoform X2, producing MVIVGASVGTGVWARNPQYRAEGETCVEFKAMLIAVGIHLLLLMFEVLVCDRIERGSHFWLLVFMPLFFVSPVSVAACVWGFRHDRSLELEILCSVNILQFIFIALRLDKIIHWPWLVVCVPLWILMSFLCLVVLYYIVWSVLFLRSMDVIAEQRRTHITMALSWMTIVVPLLTFEILLVHKLDGHNAFSCIPIFVPLWLSLITLMATTFGQKGGNHWWFGIRKDFCQFLLEIFPVLREYGNISYDLHHEDNEETEETPVPEPPKIAPMFRKKTRVVITQSPGKYVLPPPKLNIEMPD from the exons ATGGTCATTGTTGGAGCCTCAGTTGGAACTGGAGTCTGGGCACGAAATCCCCAATATCG agcagaaggagaaacatGTGTGGAGTTTAAAGCCATGTTAATTGCAGTGGGCATCCACTTGCTCCTATTGATGTTTGAAGTTCTGGTCTGTGACAGGATTGAAAGAGGAAGCCATTTCTGGCTTCTGGTCTTCATGCCACTGTTCTTCGTTTCCCCGGTCTCTGTGGCAGCTTGTGTTTGGGGCTTTCGACACGACCGGTCCCTGGAG cTAGAAATACTGTGTTCTGTCAACATCCTGCAGTTTATATTCATTGCCTTAAGACTGGACAAGATCATCCACTGGCCCTGGCTT GTCGTGTGTGTCCCTTTGTGGATTCTCATGTCCTTTCTGTGCCTGGTGGTTCTCTATTACATTGTGTGGTCTGTCCTGTTCCTGCGTTCCATGGATGTGATTGCAGAACAGCGAAGGACACACATAACAATGGCATTGAGCTGGATGACCATTGTTGTTCCTCTTCTTACTTTTGAG aTCCTGTTGGTTCACAAACTGGACGGCCACAACGCATTCTCTTGTATCCCAATATTTGTCCCCCTTTGGCTCTCCTTGATCACTCTGATGGCAACCACATTTGGACAGAAGGGAGGAAACCACT GGTGGTTTGGTATTCGCAAGGATTTCTGTCAGTTTCTGCTCGAAATCTTCCCAGTTTTGAGAGAATATGGAAACATTTCCTATGACCTCCATCACGAAGATAATGAGGAAACCGAAGAAACCCCAGTTCCGGAGCCTCCTAAAATTGCTCCCATGTTTCGGAAGAAGACCAGGGTGGTCATCACCCAGAGCCCTGGGAAGTATGTCCTCCCACCACCCAAACTGAACATTGAAATGCCGGATTAG